A stretch of Enterobacter cloacae complex sp. ECNIH7 DNA encodes these proteins:
- the dhaL gene encoding dihydroxyacetone kinase subunit DhaL: MSLNRTQIVDWLYRCGDIFTKQSDFLTGLDKEIGDADHGLNMHRGFSKVVEKLPSIADKDIGFILKNTGMALLSNVGGASGPLFGTFFIRAAQVTQAHQSLTLDELYQMIREGADGVVNRGKAEPGDKTMCDVWLPVVESLRHSSEQHLSIPAALDAACEVAERAAHATITMQARKGRASYLGERSIGHQDPGATSVLFMVQMLAAAAKE, from the coding sequence ATGTCACTGAACAGAACGCAAATCGTCGACTGGCTGTACCGCTGTGGCGACATTTTCACCAAACAGAGCGATTTTCTCACCGGCCTTGATAAAGAGATCGGCGACGCCGACCACGGCCTCAATATGCATCGCGGCTTCAGCAAAGTGGTCGAAAAGCTGCCGTCGATCGCCGATAAAGACATCGGTTTTATTCTCAAGAATACCGGGATGGCGCTGCTTTCCAACGTCGGCGGCGCCAGCGGCCCGCTGTTCGGCACCTTCTTTATCCGCGCCGCCCAGGTCACCCAGGCGCATCAGAGCCTGACCCTCGACGAGCTTTATCAGATGATCCGCGAAGGCGCGGACGGCGTCGTCAACCGTGGTAAAGCGGAGCCGGGCGATAAGACGATGTGCGACGTCTGGCTGCCGGTGGTGGAATCCCTGCGTCATTCCAGCGAGCAACATCTGTCTATCCCTGCCGCGCTGGATGCCGCCTGCGAAGTGGCCGAGCGCGCCGCCCACGCCACCATCACCATGCAGGCGCGTAAAGGCCGCGCCAGCTATCTCGGCGAGCGCAGCATCGGGCATCAGGATCCCGGCGCGACCTCGGTGCTGTTTATGGTTCAGATGCTGGCTGCCGCCGCCAAAGAGTAA
- the dhaM gene encoding dihydroxyacetone kinase phosphoryl donor subunit DhaM — MVNLVIVSHSARLGEGVGELARQMLMNDGCKLAIAAGIDDPDSPIGTDPIKVMEAIESVADTDHVLVMMDIGSALLSAETALDLLDPAMAAKVRLCAAPLVEGTLAATVSAASGAGIDKVIADAMNALEAKRVQLGLPSHTPDAAAPTLADDGDAKSVSVIINNHNGLHVRPASKLVAALAGFNADLVLEKNGKCVTPDSLNQIALLQVRRHDKLRLLARGPDADAALAAFQALAADNFGESPEAQPTAEPAIPARVEGAAMLYPQAPIQPALPAAADIAREQQRLRQAIDQTLADLNALTELAEHKFNADIAAIFAGHHTLLDDEDLFDAANDRLLTEQCSAEWAWHQVLMELSQQYRQLDDAYLQARYIDVDDILQRTLRHLQGIKETLPFASEPTIIIADNIYPSTVLQLDASKVTGLCLRDGSEQAHGAIIARAAGIAWLCQQGEALNDIQPGEAITLDMRLQRLIRR; from the coding sequence ATGGTAAACCTGGTTATTGTTTCTCATAGCGCCCGGCTGGGCGAAGGTGTCGGAGAACTGGCCCGGCAGATGTTAATGAACGATGGCTGTAAGCTGGCGATCGCCGCCGGGATCGACGATCCCGACAGCCCGATCGGCACCGATCCGATTAAAGTCATGGAGGCGATCGAATCCGTCGCCGATACCGACCATGTTCTGGTGATGATGGATATCGGCAGCGCCCTGCTCAGCGCCGAAACCGCCCTCGATCTGCTCGATCCGGCGATGGCGGCAAAGGTGCGGCTGTGCGCCGCGCCGCTGGTCGAAGGGACGCTGGCGGCCACCGTCAGCGCCGCCTCCGGCGCCGGGATCGACAAAGTTATCGCCGATGCCATGAACGCCCTGGAAGCCAAGCGGGTTCAGCTGGGTTTACCTTCGCACACGCCTGACGCCGCCGCCCCAACGCTTGCTGACGACGGCGATGCTAAATCGGTTTCAGTCATTATTAACAATCACAACGGCCTGCACGTGCGTCCGGCATCAAAGCTGGTCGCCGCGCTGGCGGGTTTTAACGCCGACCTGGTGCTGGAGAAAAACGGCAAATGCGTCACCCCGGACAGTCTGAATCAAATCGCTCTGCTACAGGTGCGCCGCCACGATAAGCTGCGCCTGCTGGCCCGCGGTCCGGACGCCGATGCGGCGCTGGCGGCGTTTCAGGCGCTGGCCGCCGATAACTTCGGCGAGTCGCCGGAGGCGCAGCCGACAGCGGAACCCGCCATACCTGCGCGTGTTGAAGGCGCCGCGATGCTTTATCCGCAGGCGCCGATCCAACCGGCGCTCCCCGCCGCCGCCGACATCGCCCGCGAGCAGCAGCGCCTGCGCCAGGCGATCGACCAGACGCTGGCCGATCTCAATGCGCTCACCGAGCTGGCGGAACACAAATTTAACGCCGATATCGCGGCGATCTTCGCCGGTCATCACACCTTGCTCGACGATGAAGATCTGTTTGATGCCGCCAACGATCGCCTGCTCACCGAACAGTGCTCGGCGGAATGGGCGTGGCATCAAGTGCTGATGGAGCTCAGCCAGCAGTATCGTCAGCTGGATGACGCCTATCTGCAGGCCCGTTATATCGATGTCGACGATATTCTGCAGCGCACGCTGCGCCATCTGCAGGGTATTAAGGAGACGCTGCCATTCGCCAGTGAGCCGACGATTATTATCGCCGACAATATTTATCCCTCGACTGTACTCCAACTGGATGCCAGCAAGGTCACCGGCCTGTGCCTGCGCGACGGCAGCGAACAGGCCCACGGCGCGATTATCGCCCGCGCGGCGGGGATCGCCTGGCTATGCCAGCAGGGCGAAGCG